A window of Streptomyces sp. DG1A-41 contains these coding sequences:
- a CDS encoding glutamate--cysteine ligase — protein MGRDVPALVFTREDRRRYRAKMQTDLEVLARMLRESSFESERPRVGLEIELNLVDDHGLPAMRNTDVLQAIADPAWSSELGRFNLEIDIPPRELTTGGPGAWEQTIRDALNHAEDRASAVGAHLIMVGILPTLEEADVSEAALSGDPRYRLLNEQIFAARGEDLRIQVDGAERLSTYADTITPEAACTSTQFHLQVAPKQFADYWNAAQAIAGVQIALAANSPFLFGKELWRETRIPLFEQATDTRPDEIKAQGVRPRVWFGERWITSVFDLFEENVRYFPALLPLCDDEDPQQTLDRGGVPQLGELTLHNGTIYRWNRPVYAVTDSGPHLRIENRVLPAGPTVADIIANGAFYYGLTRALVDEDRPLWTRMSFSVAEENLHTAARDGIDARLYWPGTGEVPVTELVLRRLLPLAHRGLELAGMDAAWREPLLGIVEQRCVTARNGALWQAETVHHLEKAGVFDRREALRQMTTTYMDYMHMNAPAHTWPVD, from the coding sequence ATGGGACGTGACGTGCCGGCCCTGGTGTTCACACGGGAGGACCGCCGGCGGTACCGGGCCAAGATGCAGACCGACCTCGAAGTGCTGGCCCGGATGCTGCGCGAGTCCAGCTTCGAGAGCGAGCGCCCCCGGGTCGGGCTGGAGATCGAGCTCAACCTGGTGGACGACCACGGGCTGCCCGCGATGCGCAACACCGACGTGCTCCAGGCGATCGCCGACCCCGCCTGGTCGAGCGAGCTGGGCCGCTTCAACCTGGAGATCGACATCCCGCCGCGGGAGCTGACGACCGGCGGCCCCGGGGCCTGGGAGCAGACGATCCGGGATGCCCTGAACCACGCCGAGGACCGCGCCTCGGCCGTCGGCGCGCACCTGATCATGGTCGGCATCCTGCCCACTTTGGAGGAGGCGGACGTCAGTGAGGCCGCCCTCTCCGGTGACCCGAGGTACCGGCTGCTCAACGAGCAGATCTTCGCGGCGCGGGGAGAGGACCTGCGGATCCAGGTCGACGGTGCGGAGCGCCTGTCGACATACGCCGACACCATCACTCCCGAGGCCGCCTGCACCAGCACCCAGTTCCATCTCCAGGTCGCACCCAAGCAGTTCGCGGACTACTGGAACGCGGCCCAGGCCATCGCCGGCGTACAGATCGCCCTCGCGGCGAACTCGCCCTTCCTGTTCGGCAAGGAGCTGTGGCGCGAGACCCGTATCCCCCTGTTCGAGCAGGCCACCGACACCCGCCCCGACGAGATCAAGGCCCAGGGTGTGCGGCCGCGGGTGTGGTTCGGGGAGCGGTGGATCACCAGCGTCTTCGATCTCTTCGAGGAGAACGTGCGCTACTTCCCGGCCCTGCTGCCGCTGTGCGACGACGAGGACCCGCAGCAGACGCTCGACCGCGGCGGCGTTCCGCAGCTGGGCGAACTGACCCTGCACAACGGCACGATCTACCGCTGGAACCGCCCCGTCTACGCCGTCACCGACAGCGGCCCGCATCTGCGCATCGAGAACCGGGTGCTGCCCGCCGGCCCCACCGTGGCCGACATCATCGCCAACGGCGCCTTCTACTACGGCCTCACCCGCGCGCTCGTCGACGAGGACCGGCCGCTCTGGACGCGGATGTCCTTCTCGGTCGCCGAGGAGAACCTGCACACCGCGGCCCGCGACGGCATCGACGCCCGCCTGTACTGGCCCGGCACGGGTGAAGTGCCGGTCACGGAGCTGGTGTTGAGGCGCCTGCTGCCGCTGGCCCACCGGGGGCTGGAGCTGGCCGGCATGGACGCGGCCTGGCGCGAACCCCTGCTGGGCATCGTGGAGCAGCGCTGTGTCACCGCCCGCAACGGCGCCCTGTGGCAGGCGGAGACGGTTCATCATCTGGAGAAGGCCGGCGTCTTTGACCGGCGCGAGGCCCTGCGGCAGATGACCACGACGTACATGGACTACATGCACATGAACGCGCCCGCGCACACCTGGCCCGTGGACTGA
- a CDS encoding MFS transporter has protein sequence MPGNGNSLSRLRTAITVFFALDGFVFAGWVVRIPAIKEQTDASASALGLALLGVSAGAVVTMVLTGRLCRRYGNHRVTVACAVLLSLSVALPPLTHSALALGLVLLVFGAAYGGINVAFNSAAVDLVAAMRRPIMPSFHAAFSLGGMIGAGLGALVAGSLSPTRHLLLLTVVGLLVTAVAGPTLLRHEPPVPPERERPAEGAPRRLDGRTRGLVLVFGLIAGCTAYGEGALADWGALHLEEDLDASPGAAAIGYSCFALAMTVGRLTGTTLLERLGRTRTVVVGGATAAAGMLLGSLAPALWAALLGYAVTGIGLANLFPVAVERAGALAGPSGVATASTLGYGGMLLGPPAIGFMADWFSLPTALTSVAILAAVAALIGFATRRAAER, from the coding sequence GTGCCGGGCAACGGCAACTCCCTCTCCCGACTCCGCACCGCGATCACCGTCTTCTTCGCCCTCGACGGCTTCGTCTTCGCCGGCTGGGTCGTGCGCATCCCCGCCATCAAGGAACAGACCGACGCCTCCGCCAGCGCCCTCGGCCTGGCCCTCCTGGGCGTCTCCGCCGGGGCCGTCGTCACCATGGTGCTCACCGGCCGCCTGTGCCGCCGCTACGGCAACCACCGGGTCACCGTCGCCTGCGCCGTCCTGCTCTCGCTCAGCGTCGCCCTGCCCCCGCTGACCCACTCGGCCCTCGCTCTCGGCCTCGTCCTGCTGGTCTTCGGCGCCGCGTACGGCGGGATCAACGTCGCCTTCAACAGCGCCGCCGTGGACCTGGTGGCCGCGATGCGGCGGCCGATCATGCCGAGCTTCCACGCCGCGTTCAGCCTGGGCGGCATGATCGGGGCGGGGCTGGGCGCCCTGGTCGCGGGGTCCCTCTCCCCCACCCGGCACCTGCTGCTGCTCACCGTCGTCGGACTGCTCGTGACCGCCGTGGCGGGCCCGACGCTCCTGCGGCACGAGCCCCCGGTACCGCCCGAGCGGGAGCGTCCCGCCGAGGGCGCCCCGCGCCGCCTGGACGGCCGGACCCGGGGACTCGTGCTCGTCTTCGGCCTCATCGCCGGGTGCACCGCGTACGGGGAGGGGGCACTGGCCGACTGGGGCGCCCTGCACCTCGAAGAGGACCTGGACGCCTCGCCGGGTGCCGCGGCCATCGGCTACTCCTGCTTCGCGCTCGCCATGACGGTGGGCCGCCTGACCGGCACGACGCTCCTGGAGCGTCTGGGGCGGACCCGGACCGTCGTGGTCGGCGGTGCCACGGCGGCGGCCGGGATGCTGCTCGGCTCGCTCGCCCCCGCCCTGTGGGCGGCCCTGCTCGGATACGCGGTCACGGGCATCGGCCTCGCGAACCTCTTCCCCGTGGCCGTGGAACGCGCGGGCGCGCTCGCCGGCCCCAGCGGAGTCGCCACGGCCTCCACGCTGGGCTACGGCGGCATGCTGCTGGGACCGCCCGCCATCGGGTTCATGGCGGACTGGTTCTCCCTCCCGACCGCGCTCACCAGCGTGGCGATCCTCGCCGCCGTGGCCGCGCTCATCGGTTTCGCGACGCGCCGCGCCGCGGAGCGCTGA
- a CDS encoding FAD-dependent monooxygenase, with protein MSSETPPVPSSPAWWASRKRAPAYRRGRPPMDVGRIIDTALKLIDDVGIQALTPSNLGWKLGQVIAGAPDSLRDSYEAERLPVAARALGKSSELYAHLSRHRVSGLERGDEERQLDLSCHGGPLAPVHSRPPGH; from the coding sequence ATGTCTTCGGAGACTCCGCCGGTACCGAGCAGCCCCGCCTGGTGGGCGAGCCGAAAACGGGCCCCCGCCTACCGGCGCGGACGCCCTCCGATGGACGTCGGCCGGATCATCGACACGGCCCTGAAACTCATCGACGACGTCGGGATCCAGGCACTGACCCCCTCCAACCTCGGCTGGAAACTCGGCCAGGTCATCGCCGGCGCACCGGACAGCCTCCGCGACAGCTACGAAGCCGAGCGGCTGCCCGTCGCCGCACGCGCGCTCGGCAAGTCCAGCGAACTGTACGCACACCTCAGCCGGCACCGTGTCTCCGGCCTCGAGCGCGGAGACGAGGAACGCCAGCTCGATCTCTCCTGCCACGGCGGTCCGCTCGCTCCCGTCCACTCCCGGCCACCGGGACACTGA
- a CDS encoding SDR family oxidoreductase yields the protein MTDQQHPGNQHPTPEFPSQDQPHPGWTGPMDPPPDHGEGSYRGSGRLTDRKAVITGGDSGIGRAVALAFAREGADVVFTHLDDEKDDAAETARLVEEAGRRAVPVSCDLREEENCRALVDRAVGEFGRIDVLVNNAAYQMSQPDGIEAISTEQFDRVMRTNLYGMFWLCKLALPHIPEGGSIINSTSVQAYKPSPHLLDYATTKGAIVTFTQGLAQMVIDKGIRVNAVAPGPVWTPLIPATMPDTQKFGEQAPIGRPAQPAEMAPAYVFLASQEASYITAEIVNATGGTPLP from the coding sequence GTGACTGATCAGCAGCATCCCGGCAACCAGCACCCCACCCCGGAGTTCCCCTCCCAGGACCAGCCGCACCCGGGCTGGACCGGCCCCATGGACCCGCCCCCGGACCACGGTGAAGGGTCCTACCGGGGCAGCGGCCGGCTGACCGACCGCAAGGCCGTGATCACCGGCGGGGACTCCGGGATCGGCCGCGCGGTCGCCCTGGCGTTCGCCCGGGAGGGAGCCGACGTGGTCTTCACCCACCTGGACGACGAGAAGGACGACGCCGCCGAGACCGCCCGGCTGGTCGAGGAGGCCGGGCGGCGTGCCGTGCCCGTCTCGTGCGACCTGCGGGAGGAGGAGAACTGCCGGGCGCTGGTCGACCGTGCCGTCGGGGAGTTCGGCCGGATCGACGTCCTGGTGAACAACGCGGCGTACCAGATGTCGCAGCCCGACGGCATCGAGGCGATCTCGACCGAGCAGTTCGACCGGGTGATGCGCACCAACCTGTACGGCATGTTCTGGCTGTGCAAGCTGGCCCTGCCGCACATCCCGGAGGGCGGCAGCATCATCAACTCAACGTCGGTGCAGGCCTACAAGCCCAGTCCGCATCTGCTGGACTACGCGACGACCAAGGGCGCGATCGTCACCTTCACGCAGGGGCTGGCGCAGATGGTGATCGACAAGGGCATCCGCGTCAACGCCGTGGCGCCCGGCCCGGTGTGGACGCCGCTCATCCCGGCCACCATGCCGGACACCCAGAAGTTCGGCGAGCAGGCGCCCATCGGGCGGCCCGCGCAGCCGGCCGAGATGGCTCCGGCGTACGTCTTCCTCGCCTCGCAGGAGGCGTCGTACATCACCGCCGAGATCGTCAACGCCACGGGCGGCACACCGCTGCCGTAG
- a CDS encoding maleylpyruvate isomerase family mycothiol-dependent enzyme: METAEFLQALETEGRLLAAAAEEAGTDAKVPTCPGWQVRDLLRHTGAVHRWAASYVAEGHNERRPLGGVPDVDGAELVAWYRDSHRHLVGTLAAASPDVECWFFLPAPSPLAFWTRRQAHETAVHRVDAESARGAGTTAVTPDFATDGIDELLRGFHARSRSRVRTDEPRVLRVRTDDTDAVWTVRLSSAPPVTTRGASGEAECELSGPAEQLYLALWNRAPLPSVTGDRALAELWRETSGI; the protein is encoded by the coding sequence ATGGAGACCGCAGAGTTCCTTCAAGCGCTGGAGACAGAGGGCCGGCTGCTGGCCGCGGCCGCCGAGGAGGCCGGGACGGACGCCAAGGTTCCGACGTGCCCGGGGTGGCAGGTGCGTGATCTGCTGCGGCACACGGGCGCGGTGCACCGCTGGGCCGCGTCGTACGTCGCCGAGGGGCACAACGAGCGCCGCCCGCTGGGTGGGGTCCCGGACGTCGACGGCGCGGAGCTCGTGGCCTGGTACCGCGACAGCCACCGCCACCTCGTCGGCACGCTGGCCGCCGCCTCTCCCGATGTGGAGTGCTGGTTCTTCCTGCCCGCGCCGTCCCCGCTGGCCTTCTGGACCCGGCGGCAGGCGCACGAGACGGCCGTGCACCGGGTCGACGCGGAGTCCGCACGCGGGGCCGGCACCACCGCCGTCACCCCGGACTTCGCGACGGACGGCATCGACGAACTGCTGCGCGGCTTCCACGCCCGCTCAAGGAGCCGGGTGCGCACGGACGAGCCGCGCGTCCTGCGCGTGCGCACGGACGACACCGACGCGGTGTGGACCGTACGGCTGTCCTCCGCGCCGCCCGTGACCACGCGCGGCGCGTCCGGGGAGGCGGAGTGCGAACTGTCCGGCCCGGCCGAGCAGTTGTACCTGGCGCTGTGGAACCGGGCTCCCCTGCCGTCGGTCACGGGCGACCGGGCGCTCGCCGAGCTGTGGCGGGAGACATCGGGGATCTGA
- a CDS encoding MarR family transcriptional regulator, with amino-acid sequence MAAKQAEQALVEQWRDILALHARTQCELDRVLHEHGLCASDFEVLDVLAGYRAAKGTSAYRVQEISERVHLSQSALSRLIVRLEKEGLVERCMCPEDRRGVRVALTAKGRTLHGEVLPVQRAVLARMLADG; translated from the coding sequence ATGGCGGCGAAGCAGGCCGAGCAGGCGCTCGTGGAACAGTGGCGGGACATTCTGGCGCTGCACGCGCGAACACAGTGTGAACTCGACCGGGTTCTGCACGAACACGGCCTGTGCGCCAGCGACTTCGAGGTGCTCGACGTCCTCGCCGGTTACCGGGCGGCGAAGGGCACTTCCGCCTACCGCGTCCAGGAGATCTCCGAGCGGGTCCATCTGAGCCAGAGCGCGTTGTCGCGGCTGATCGTCCGGCTGGAGAAGGAAGGGCTCGTCGAGCGCTGCATGTGTCCGGAGGACCGGCGGGGTGTGCGCGTCGCCCTCACGGCGAAGGGGCGCACGCTGCACGGTGAGGTGCTGCCCGTGCAGCGTGCGGTGCTGGCGCGGATGCTGGCGGACGGCTGA
- a CDS encoding MFS transporter — protein sequence MTSPLTSPASEGRWTPRLWGTLLVLCAAMFLDALDVSMVGVALPSIGADLGLSTSALQWIVSGYILGYGGLLLLGGRAADLLGRRQVFLVALGVFALASLLGGLVDSGPLLIASRFIKGLSAAFTAPAGLSIITTTFPEGPLRNRALAIYTTCGATGYSMGLVFSGLLTQASWRLTMLLPAPIALIALLVGLKLLPRSERERGQGGYDIPGAVLGTASMLLLVFTVVEAPEVGWGSARTVLSFAAVAALLAAFVAVERRSPSPLIRLGVLRSGPQVRAQLGALTFVGSYIGFQFLVTLYMQQLLGWSALHTALAFLPAGALVALSATKVGAVIDRFGTARLMVLGFALMVTGYVLFLRIDLDPVYAAVILPTMLLVGSGFALTFPSLNVQATNGVDEHEQGMVSGLLNTSVQVGGAIFLAVVTAVVTANAPEQAHASPQAVLDSYRPGLVVVTLIALAGLLITLTGLRNRREQPSVVVAQSTPREAERVAVRD from the coding sequence ATGACCTCTCCGCTCACCTCCCCCGCCTCCGAAGGGCGTTGGACTCCCCGGCTCTGGGGCACCCTGCTGGTGCTCTGCGCCGCGATGTTCCTGGACGCCCTGGACGTGTCCATGGTCGGCGTCGCACTGCCCTCCATCGGTGCCGACCTCGGCCTGTCGACCTCGGCGCTGCAATGGATCGTCAGCGGCTACATCCTGGGCTACGGCGGTCTGCTGCTCCTCGGCGGACGCGCCGCCGACCTGCTGGGCCGGCGCCAGGTCTTCCTGGTGGCGCTGGGCGTCTTCGCGCTGGCCTCGCTGCTCGGCGGCCTCGTCGACTCGGGACCGCTGCTCATCGCCAGCCGCTTCATCAAGGGTTTGAGCGCCGCCTTCACGGCCCCCGCCGGCCTGTCGATCATCACCACGACGTTCCCCGAAGGCCCGTTGCGCAACCGCGCCTTGGCCATCTACACCACCTGCGGCGCCACCGGCTACTCGATGGGCCTGGTCTTCTCCGGCCTGCTCACTCAGGCCAGCTGGCGGCTCACGATGCTCCTGCCCGCCCCCATCGCACTGATCGCCCTGCTCGTGGGCCTGAAGCTGCTGCCGCGCAGTGAGCGCGAGCGCGGCCAGGGCGGCTACGACATCCCCGGCGCCGTCCTCGGCACCGCCTCGATGCTGCTGCTCGTCTTCACCGTCGTCGAGGCACCCGAAGTGGGCTGGGGCTCGGCCCGGACCGTCCTGTCCTTCGCCGCCGTCGCCGCCCTGCTGGCGGCCTTCGTCGCCGTCGAGCGGCGCAGCCCCAGCCCGCTGATCCGGCTCGGCGTGCTGCGCTCGGGGCCCCAAGTGCGGGCTCAGCTGGGCGCGTTGACGTTCGTCGGCAGCTACATCGGCTTCCAGTTCCTGGTGACCTTGTACATGCAGCAGCTGCTCGGCTGGTCGGCGCTGCACACGGCCCTGGCCTTCCTGCCGGCGGGCGCGCTGGTGGCACTGTCCGCGACGAAGGTGGGGGCCGTCATCGACCGGTTCGGCACGGCCCGGCTGATGGTGCTGGGCTTCGCCCTGATGGTGACCGGTTACGTGCTGTTCCTGCGCATCGATCTCGACCCGGTGTACGCGGCGGTGATCCTGCCGACGATGCTGCTGGTCGGCTCGGGCTTCGCACTGACCTTCCCGTCCCTCAACGTCCAGGCCACCAACGGCGTCGACGAGCACGAGCAGGGCATGGTCTCCGGCCTGCTCAACACCTCGGTCCAGGTGGGCGGCGCGATCTTCCTCGCCGTGGTGACGGCGGTGGTGACCGCGAACGCCCCCGAGCAGGCCCACGCGTCCCCGCAGGCCGTCCTCGACAGCTACCGGCCCGGGCTGGTGGTCGTGACGCTCATCGCCCTCGCCGGCCTGCTGATCACCCTCACGGGCCTGCGGAACCGACGGGAACAGCCCTCCGTCGTGGTCGCCCAGTCCACTCCCAGGGAGGCGGAGCGCGTCGCCGTACGCGACTAG